CGCTGTAGAAGCGGGTTTAAAACCCGCCCCTGCAGGGCTATTTTCATGCTTCTATGAAAAGTAACGCTTCAGAAGCCCTTCCAACCCCCTGGCATGACGCCCCTCATCTCTGGCCGATTCATCAAAAAAATCATGGCAGGCATCGATATTGCACTCTTTCGATTTCAGGGCGGCCGCCCTTTTCCCCTTGTTGGCCATCTGCTCACCTTTCAGCATTCTTTCAACATTTTCTTTGGTGCTGGTGGAGATGAGCCCGTTTAATTCAGCAAACTGGGCGGCATGATTGGCCTCTTCCCAGGCGAAATCCTTAAGGGCCCTGGCCACTTCAGGATAGCCTTCCCGTTCGGCCTGTCTGGCCATGGCTAAGTAAAGGCCGACCTCGGCGGTTTCCCCCCGAAAATTATCCATGACCTCTTTTTCGAGTTCCGTTCCTTTGGCTACGCCGATTTGGTTTTCAATGACTAATTCACTCATTTTAACTCCTCCTTTTTGTTTTTCTTACTTTTAGGGTCAGGCAAGATGCCTGACCTATTTTATTACGCCTTCCATTGATTGACTACCGATACTGGGTTTTGGATAAAAACAAACAACCGATACTTGATGCGTTCGTAAAAATTCAAAAAACGTCGATTTACGTCATTCCCGTGAAAACTGGAATCCAGTGTTTTAAATTAGTTAGGTCTGGCCTGGATTCCCGCCTGCGCGGGAATG
This window of the Deltaproteobacteria bacterium genome carries:
- a CDS encoding rubrerythrin family protein, which gives rise to MSELVIENQIGVAKGTELEKEVMDNFRGETAEVGLYLAMARQAEREGYPEVARALKDFAWEEANHAAQFAELNGLISTSTKENVERMLKGEQMANKGKRAAALKSKECNIDACHDFFDESARDEGRHARGLEGLLKRYFS